A region from the Hydra vulgaris chromosome 08, alternate assembly HydraT2T_AEP genome encodes:
- the LOC136083540 gene encoding uncharacterized protein LOC136083540: MSRKAITYEDRVKVVHFHQEGKSAREIGRIVKRSHSSVLTIIKRFKDTKSYVDRHRSGRPRLTTPNDDRLLIRLAKKNRTMPSHELRREWKLSNGRQASASLVRRKLLANNMLWKKAVLKPRLTKRHIKKRKEFCQSVKE; encoded by the coding sequence atgagCAGAAAAGCTATTACCTATGAAGATCGTGTAAAAGTGGTGCATTTTCACCAGGAAGGTAAATCCGCTCGCGAAATTGGAAGAATAGTAAAGCGATCACATAGTTCGGTGCTAACAATCATCAAAAGATTCAAAGATACGAAATCTTACGTTGATCGCCATCGTTCTGGAAGACCGCGTTTGACGACACCCAATGATGATCGCCTTTTAATCAGGTTGGCAAAGAAAAATCGAACCATGCCGTCGCATGAATTAAGAAGGGAATGGAAGCTTTCAAATGGACGTCAAGCCTCGGCATCACTTGTGCGTAGGAAACTATTAGCTAACAATATGTTATGGAAAAAAGCTGTTCTAAAACCGCGACTTACCAAACGACATATAAAAAAGCGAAAAGAATTTTGCCAGAGCGTCAAAGAATGA